Proteins encoded by one window of Roseibium sp. Sym1:
- a CDS encoding carbohydrate ABC transporter permease: protein MTRRAKVTGWLSLVGGFVIFIIPFIFVALNAMKTAQGSARPDFTLPERWMFWQNLVEVVRTRDYALLLAYWNSSVITVAAITLLVIFGAMVGFVIQRRPSLVTRLTYGFILAGLMIPPAVVPTIWVLQGINLFKTLTGMILIQVAYGLGFTVLLYRNFIATIPRELDEAAIIDGAKSWQVFFRVVLPLLKPVTLTIIVVQSITIFNDFTHPLYYLPGRENITVQLTLYNFQSQFVSQLNLLFMNILLITIPPLLVFIFFNRQIVAGMTSGAVKG, encoded by the coding sequence ATGACCAGGCGCGCCAAGGTTACAGGGTGGCTGTCGCTCGTGGGCGGTTTCGTCATCTTCATCATCCCGTTTATCTTCGTTGCCCTAAACGCCATGAAGACGGCCCAGGGCAGCGCCCGGCCGGACTTCACCCTGCCGGAGCGGTGGATGTTCTGGCAAAACCTCGTTGAAGTGGTGCGTACCCGTGACTACGCGCTTCTGCTTGCCTACTGGAACTCGAGTGTCATCACGGTCGCCGCGATCACGCTTCTGGTGATATTCGGCGCCATGGTCGGTTTCGTAATCCAGCGAAGGCCCAGCCTCGTCACCCGGCTCACCTATGGCTTCATTCTGGCGGGGCTGATGATCCCGCCGGCGGTCGTGCCGACGATCTGGGTGCTCCAGGGGATCAATCTTTTCAAGACACTGACGGGAATGATCCTGATCCAGGTGGCATACGGACTGGGGTTCACCGTTCTCTTGTACCGCAACTTCATCGCAACGATACCCAGAGAACTCGACGAGGCTGCCATCATCGACGGTGCCAAGTCCTGGCAAGTCTTTTTCCGCGTCGTCCTGCCACTTCTCAAGCCGGTTACGCTAACCATTATCGTCGTGCAATCGATCACGATTTTCAACGATTTCACGCACCCCCTCTACTACCTGCCCGGGCGTGAAAACATAACCGTCCAGCTGACGCTCTATAACTTCCAGAGCCAGTTCGTGAGCCAATTGAACCTGCTCTTCATGAACATCTTGCTGATCACGATCCCGCCACTACTCGTCTTCATTTTCTTCAATCGCCAGATCGTCGCCGGAATGACTTCGGGCGCTGTGAAAGGATAG
- a CDS encoding ABC transporter substrate-binding protein, which yields MRYKYLTTAAAIGVISLAANAASAEELTMLLGSNPDTVAIGEALAAAYTAKNPDVTFDIEVRPGGSEGDNIVKTRLATGDMADVFEHNSGALLQALRPSLTLVPVNDVPNVENLLESYTSTVSDDEGNIYGVPWNMAVAGGILYHRPTYEQLGLEIPTTWEDFMANNAVIDEQTDKAPVIQTYQDTWTSQILVLADYFNVQAEVPDFAEDYTNNEAKFATSAAALRSFERLQQVFESGYLNEDFGAATYNDGLEMVATGRGVHYPMLTVGFNAIKQNHPELLDDVGIFGQPNDDPESNGLTVWMPDSYYIPKSSEKQEIAKDFLNFVASPEACDVIVETVGANGPFVVKGCTLPEDVRPGVAEMLPYFQEDGRTAPALEFLSPVKGPALEQITVEVGSGIRDAKSGAELYDQDVAKQARQLGLPNW from the coding sequence ATGCGATACAAATACCTGACAACAGCAGCTGCTATCGGAGTAATCTCCTTAGCCGCGAACGCAGCATCGGCGGAGGAATTGACGATGCTGCTGGGAAGCAACCCCGATACCGTAGCGATCGGCGAGGCGCTTGCAGCCGCCTATACGGCAAAGAACCCGGACGTGACGTTCGATATCGAAGTGCGGCCCGGCGGCAGCGAAGGAGACAACATCGTCAAGACCCGGCTGGCGACCGGTGACATGGCCGATGTCTTCGAGCACAATTCAGGTGCGCTTCTGCAGGCTCTCCGGCCATCGCTGACGTTGGTGCCGGTCAACGACGTGCCGAATGTTGAAAACCTTCTGGAAAGCTACACCAGCACGGTGTCAGATGACGAAGGCAACATATACGGCGTGCCGTGGAACATGGCAGTGGCAGGCGGCATTCTCTATCACCGCCCAACCTACGAGCAACTGGGTCTCGAAATCCCGACGACCTGGGAAGACTTCATGGCCAACAACGCCGTGATCGATGAACAGACGGACAAGGCACCTGTCATCCAGACCTATCAGGACACCTGGACGTCGCAAATTCTGGTACTTGCGGACTATTTCAACGTGCAGGCGGAAGTTCCGGACTTCGCAGAAGACTACACCAACAACGAAGCCAAGTTCGCAACCAGCGCTGCCGCGCTCCGCAGCTTCGAGCGCCTGCAGCAGGTTTTTGAATCCGGATATCTGAACGAGGATTTCGGCGCTGCGACCTACAATGACGGCCTCGAAATGGTCGCGACCGGACGCGGTGTCCATTATCCGATGCTGACCGTCGGCTTCAACGCGATCAAGCAGAACCACCCTGAATTGCTTGATGATGTCGGTATCTTCGGACAGCCGAATGACGATCCGGAATCCAACGGCCTGACGGTCTGGATGCCTGACTCCTATTACATCCCCAAATCGAGCGAGAAGCAGGAGATCGCAAAAGACTTTCTGAACTTCGTTGCCTCACCCGAAGCCTGCGACGTGATCGTGGAGACTGTCGGTGCAAACGGACCCTTCGTCGTGAAAGGTTGCACCTTGCCGGAGGACGTGCGTCCCGGTGTTGCGGAAATGCTTCCCTATTTCCAGGAGGATGGACGTACCGCCCCCGCTCTGGAATTCCTCTCGCCGGTCAAGGGCCCGGCGCTTGAGCAGATCACCGTAGAGGTCGGCTCGGGCATCCGTGACGCAAAAAGCGGAGCGGAACTGTATGACCAGGACGTTGCCAAACAGGCCCGTCAACTTGGGCTGCCAAACTGGTAA
- a CDS encoding LacI family DNA-binding transcriptional regulator → MADEGGTKTAKVTIRTVAKDAGVSVAAVSKVLRNAYGVSDGLREKVTASIEKLGYRPSTAARAMRGRTYSVGLLVVGIGNPFLPDLIDGISAVLSEDGYQTLIGVGRAQLSIESALIESMIDNKMDGLILVGPRLAGSLLEDFARQIPMVVIGHHEATADSFDTINSDDRLGAALAVKSVFDAGYSDLAMISPPARFGTEFDVFRKREEGYEETMAELGHADQVRIFRCREGAEFVDADLSAFLDTPDRPEAVFCWSDLHAVPLLDLARSRGVKIPEELAIIGYDNSPVAALSAIGLASIEQHPGALGRLAATTLLERISGRKVSKHQMLEPRVVMRSSLG, encoded by the coding sequence ATGGCAGATGAAGGCGGGACAAAAACTGCAAAGGTAACGATCCGGACAGTTGCCAAGGATGCCGGCGTTTCTGTTGCAGCCGTTTCCAAAGTCCTTCGAAACGCCTATGGCGTCAGCGATGGGCTGCGGGAAAAAGTGACCGCTTCCATAGAAAAACTCGGATATCGCCCGAGCACGGCAGCACGGGCCATGCGGGGACGGACATATTCCGTCGGATTGCTCGTCGTTGGTATCGGCAATCCGTTTCTTCCGGACTTGATTGACGGGATCAGTGCGGTGCTGTCCGAAGATGGCTATCAGACGTTGATTGGCGTCGGGAGGGCCCAGCTTTCTATCGAGAGCGCGTTGATAGAGTCCATGATCGACAACAAGATGGATGGCCTTATTCTGGTAGGTCCGCGCCTCGCCGGATCGCTGCTGGAGGATTTTGCCCGGCAGATCCCTATGGTGGTTATCGGACATCATGAAGCCACCGCCGACAGTTTTGATACGATCAATTCGGACGACAGGCTGGGCGCAGCGCTCGCGGTGAAGTCGGTCTTCGATGCGGGTTATTCAGATCTGGCAATGATCAGTCCTCCCGCGCGCTTCGGAACGGAATTTGACGTGTTCAGAAAGCGGGAAGAGGGCTACGAGGAAACAATGGCTGAGCTTGGCCATGCGGACCAGGTCCGCATCTTTCGCTGCCGGGAAGGGGCGGAATTTGTCGATGCGGATCTGAGCGCTTTTCTGGATACGCCCGATCGGCCCGAGGCTGTTTTTTGCTGGAGTGACCTCCATGCCGTGCCGCTGCTGGACCTGGCGCGTTCCCGCGGCGTCAAGATCCCGGAAGAGCTGGCGATCATCGGTTACGATAACTCGCCTGTGGCTGCGCTGTCGGCAATTGGCCTTGCGAGTATTGAGCAGCATCCCGGTGCCCTGGGGCGTCTGGCCGCAACAACACTTCTGGAGCGTATTTCGGGCCGCAAAGTCTCAAAGCACCAGATGCTGGAGCCCCGTGTTGTTATGCGGAGCAGCCTTGGGTAA
- a CDS encoding IS3 family transposase (programmed frameshift), giving the protein MKASKFSDAQKAFIVKRGEEGVPVAEICREAGISQATYFNWRKKYAGLMPSEMKRLRELEQENARLKKIVADLSLDKEMLQDIVKRKPLRPARKRTLVDEMRSDWSVSIRRACAVIRLDPTTYRYRSRRPGQAALEQRIREICQTRVRFGYRRVHVLLLREGWVINMKKTRRIYNELGLQLRNKHPKRRVKAKLREDRQEAVGPNDVWAMDFVHDQLATGRKIRVLTVIDTFSRYVPALDPRFSYRGEDVVRTLETVCTRIGYPKTIRVDQGSEFISRDLDLWAYRRGVTLDFSRPGKPTDNAFIEAFNGRFRAECLNAHWFLSLADATEKLEDWRKDYNEHRPHGAIGNKVPVDLMKSEHAASPCS; this is encoded by the exons ATGAAGGCATCGAAGTTTTCTGATGCGCAGAAGGCGTTCATCGTCAAGCGTGGGGAAGAAGGTGTTCCGGTTGCGGAGATCTGCCGTGAAGCTGGCATCAGCCAGGCGACCTATTTCAACTGGCGGAAGAAATACGCGGGTTTGATGCCGTCGGAGATGAAGCGTCTTCGGGAGCTTGAGCAGGAGAATGCCCGGCTGAAGAAGATCGTCGCGGACCTGTCGCTCGACAAGGAGATGCTTCAGGACATTGTCAAACGAAAGC CTCTGAGGCCTGCCCGGAAGAGAACGCTGGTCGACGAGATGCGGTCGGACTGGTCGGTGTCCATTCGCCGTGCGTGCGCGGTGATCCGGCTTGACCCGACGACCTACCGTTACAGATCCCGTCGGCCCGGCCAGGCCGCTTTGGAACAGCGTATCAGGGAGATTTGCCAGACGCGCGTCCGGTTCGGTTACCGGCGGGTGCATGTATTGCTGCTTCGGGAAGGCTGGGTGATCAACATGAAGAAAACACGGCGGATCTACAACGAGTTGGGCCTGCAACTGAGGAACAAGCATCCCAAGCGCCGAGTGAAGGCGAAGCTTCGGGAAGATCGCCAGGAAGCCGTGGGTCCGAATGATGTCTGGGCCATGGATTTCGTGCATGATCAGCTCGCAACCGGTCGGAAGATCCGCGTTCTGACGGTGATCGACACGTTCTCCCGCTATGTGCCGGCGCTTGATCCGCGCTTCAGTTACCGTGGCGAGGATGTGGTGAGAACGCTGGAAACTGTCTGCACCCGGATTGGCTATCCGAAGACGATCCGGGTCGATCAGGGCTCCGAGTTCATCTCTCGGGATCTCGATCTGTGGGCCTATAGAAGGGGCGTCACGCTTGACTTCTCCAGGCCTGGGAAACCGACGGACAACGCCTTCATTGAGGCCTTCAACGGCCGTTTCAGGGCGGAGTGCCTGAATGCACACTGGTTCCTGAGCCTTGCGGATGCGACCGAAAAGTTGGAGGATTGGCGCAAGGACTACAATGAACACAGACCTCACGGTGCCATCGGCAACAAAGTGCCGGTGGATCTCATGAAATCAGAACACGCAGCCAGCCCGTGTTCCTGA
- a CDS encoding SDR family NAD(P)-dependent oxidoreductase: MCDAYLLCNSDAANWDAIIGVNLSGVFHTMRLALPKMADKGFGRVINIASVHGLVASVNKAPYVASKFGVVGMSKFGALEYAAEGSRASGGITVNCFAPGWTETTIIEPQVEARAAEFGSDRDKGIADLLKEKQSSLRTSDPSEIGALALWRTT, from the coding sequence GTGTGTGACGCCTATTTGCTGTGCAATTCAGACGCCGCGAATTGGGACGCGATCATCGGCGTCAATCTCTCCGGCGTCTTCCACACCATGCGCTTGGCCCTGCCGAAAATGGCGGACAAGGGCTTCGGCCGGGTGATCAACATCGCCTCGGTGCACGGCCTGGTGGCGTCCGTCAACAAGGCGCCATACGTTGCCTCCAAATTCGGCGTCGTCGGCATGAGCAAGTTCGGGGCGCTGGAGTACGCCGCGGAGGGCTCTAGGGCCTCCGGCGGCATCACGGTCAACTGCTTCGCCCCCGGCTGGACGGAAACCACCATCATCGAACCTCAGGTGGAAGCTCGCGCCGCTGAGTTCGGCAGCGACCGCGACAAGGGCATTGCTGATCTCTTGAAGGAAAAACAATCGTCGCTGCGGACAAGCGACCCGTCGGAAATCGGTGCGCTGGCGCTGTGGCGCACAACTTGA
- a CDS encoding ABC transporter ATP-binding protein: MARVRLEGIRKSFGSLEVIKGIDLEIEDGEFCVFVGPSGCGKSTLLRMISGLEEATQGRIDIGDRDVTNLEPSERGIAMVFQNYALYPHLSVRQNIGFGLSLARRPKEEIAERVNAVARTLQLEALLDRKPKALSGGQRQRVAIGRAMVRDPAVFLLDEPLSNLDAALRSQMRVELTDLHQKLRSTMIYVTHDQVEAMTMADKIVVLNNGEIEQVGSPMELYENPASSFVAGFIGTPKMNFLRGDHAPKGNGSIYGIRPEHLTLSADEGCWKGTVRHIERLGADTIVHLELGEDRDLVARAPGDMHVLPGMDLYASPLPGKEYFFTE; the protein is encoded by the coding sequence ATGGCACGTGTACGTCTTGAAGGAATACGCAAGTCATTCGGCAGCCTCGAAGTCATCAAGGGCATTGACCTTGAGATCGAGGACGGCGAGTTCTGCGTGTTTGTCGGACCGTCCGGATGCGGAAAATCGACATTGCTGCGCATGATATCCGGACTGGAGGAAGCGACACAGGGCAGGATCGACATCGGTGACCGGGATGTGACGAACCTGGAGCCTTCGGAACGGGGCATTGCGATGGTGTTCCAGAACTATGCGCTCTATCCGCATCTGAGCGTCCGGCAGAATATCGGTTTCGGTCTGAGCCTTGCGAGGCGCCCGAAAGAGGAAATCGCCGAACGGGTAAACGCCGTGGCGCGTACGCTTCAACTGGAAGCGCTACTCGACAGAAAGCCGAAGGCGCTGTCCGGGGGCCAGCGCCAGCGTGTCGCCATTGGCCGTGCCATGGTACGCGATCCGGCCGTGTTTCTGCTCGATGAACCGCTTTCCAACCTGGATGCGGCGCTGCGCTCGCAGATGCGGGTCGAACTGACAGACCTTCACCAGAAACTGCGCAGCACCATGATCTACGTGACGCATGACCAGGTCGAAGCGATGACCATGGCCGACAAGATCGTGGTGCTCAACAACGGAGAAATCGAACAGGTGGGGTCTCCGATGGAACTCTACGAAAATCCCGCTTCGTCCTTCGTCGCGGGATTTATCGGCACGCCGAAAATGAACTTTCTGCGCGGAGATCACGCCCCCAAAGGAAACGGCTCGATCTACGGCATTCGTCCGGAACATCTCACCCTGTCGGCAGATGAAGGATGCTGGAAGGGTACAGTCCGCCATATCGAACGGTTGGGAGCGGATACGATCGTCCACCTTGAATTGGGCGAAGACCGTGATCTGGTTGCCAGGGCACCGGGTGACATGCATGTCCTGCCTGGCATGGATTTATATGCTTCGCCTCTACCGGGAAAAGAGTATTTCTTCACGGAATAA
- a CDS encoding family 78 glycoside hydrolase catalytic domain — protein sequence MFYVERSTNWEVNVDQTVFRSGSAKNRDVADAWSAKMISPSCDAGQGGRASFVGRTFHVGQSGSSPVLRVSAQGLYAVFLNGERVGDALLTPGWTCYDDRIAYQSYDVSRFLRPGENRIEIWLADGWFRSPIMSRDEAMPNIWGDRVAAIAEIRSDDGLLLETDLDWQSGLLPVTRSGIYYGEDYDARLESLTASSGVDEIDFDNTRLVPQEADPVTAMEPHDPVESWTDAEGRTVYDFGQNVAGFVRIVVQGKEGASVLVEHSEVVGPDREFDNRNYRKARGAFHYTLRGGAPETTSPHFTFMGYRYARVTIEGAAEIENIVSVPISSVPVQSGGFTCGDETVNRLVLNTIWSQRGNFIEVPTDCPQRDERMGWTGDAQVFAGTACWLADVQLFFRKYLRDVMHDQRENGAISHFSPDPTRLTAKPGQGDWAGSTGWGDVIVIMPWQLYLHYGDEDALRECFPAMVKWVDYLWALSGGPIIHPNPKWPEDGFTFGDWLQPVGDNRKPRPTIGEDCAATIYHFITVSLTARIAGILGETSEGSRLDKRADEIREAFAHEYISPSGRLAHNDQTSYALAFLNDLVPERHRDAAKRYFRRVIEEADYLIGTGFIGTPALLPALTKIGMTDLAEKVFLNRKVPGWLYQIEQGATTIWERWDAIGPDGTIYEPSMNSYNHYAYGAVCQWLFEAVGGISPCETAPGFDRVRVAPHILPALGHVSIWHDCRHGRIEAEWRVANRRVTYEVSLPSGCEGRIPAGLYQGLTVDGRHVEVPEEGFVLGSGGHEIEFDLIA from the coding sequence ATGTTCTATGTAGAACGGTCTACAAACTGGGAGGTGAATGTGGATCAGACGGTGTTCCGTTCGGGTTCCGCGAAAAATCGTGATGTAGCTGATGCCTGGAGCGCGAAGATGATCTCGCCCTCCTGTGATGCTGGTCAAGGTGGCCGCGCCAGTTTCGTAGGCCGTACTTTTCACGTCGGACAATCCGGCTCCAGTCCGGTCCTCAGAGTGTCGGCGCAAGGTCTCTACGCAGTGTTCCTGAACGGCGAACGCGTCGGGGACGCCCTGCTGACCCCGGGCTGGACCTGCTACGACGACCGAATTGCCTACCAGTCCTACGATGTATCGAGATTTCTGCGGCCAGGCGAAAACAGGATCGAAATCTGGTTGGCCGACGGCTGGTTCAGGTCACCCATCATGTCCCGCGATGAGGCCATGCCGAATATCTGGGGTGATCGCGTTGCAGCCATTGCGGAAATCCGGTCCGACGACGGTTTGCTTCTCGAAACGGATTTGGACTGGCAAAGCGGGCTGCTGCCGGTAACACGGTCCGGCATCTATTACGGTGAGGACTACGACGCCCGACTTGAAAGTCTCACAGCTTCGTCCGGCGTCGATGAAATCGATTTTGACAATACCCGGCTGGTTCCCCAAGAGGCCGATCCGGTCACCGCGATGGAACCGCATGATCCTGTCGAAAGCTGGACCGATGCCGAAGGCCGGACTGTCTATGACTTCGGCCAGAACGTGGCGGGGTTCGTTCGTATCGTTGTGCAGGGCAAGGAAGGTGCATCCGTCCTCGTGGAGCATTCCGAGGTTGTCGGGCCCGACCGCGAATTCGACAACCGGAACTATCGCAAGGCCCGGGGCGCATTTCACTACACGCTCAGGGGCGGTGCACCCGAGACCACTTCACCGCATTTCACGTTCATGGGCTATCGCTACGCCCGTGTGACAATCGAAGGCGCCGCGGAAATCGAGAACATTGTCTCGGTTCCGATCTCGTCGGTGCCGGTCCAGTCTGGCGGATTTACGTGCGGCGACGAAACAGTGAACCGGCTCGTCCTGAACACGATCTGGTCGCAGCGCGGCAATTTCATCGAGGTTCCAACGGATTGCCCTCAGCGTGACGAACGGATGGGATGGACAGGGGATGCACAGGTCTTTGCCGGCACCGCCTGCTGGCTGGCTGACGTTCAGCTATTCTTCCGCAAGTATCTGCGCGACGTCATGCACGATCAGCGCGAGAATGGCGCGATTTCACATTTCTCACCCGATCCGACCCGCCTGACCGCCAAGCCGGGCCAAGGTGACTGGGCGGGATCGACCGGTTGGGGCGATGTCATCGTGATCATGCCCTGGCAGCTCTACCTGCATTATGGAGACGAAGACGCCCTGCGGGAGTGTTTTCCGGCCATGGTCAAATGGGTGGACTACCTCTGGGCCCTGTCAGGCGGACCGATCATTCACCCCAACCCCAAATGGCCGGAAGACGGGTTCACATTCGGCGACTGGCTGCAACCGGTCGGTGACAACCGCAAGCCACGGCCGACGATCGGTGAAGACTGTGCCGCAACGATCTACCATTTTATCACTGTCAGCCTGACGGCCCGTATCGCGGGGATATTGGGTGAAACCAGCGAAGGATCGCGTCTGGACAAGCGGGCCGACGAGATCAGGGAGGCCTTTGCCCACGAATATATCAGTCCCTCGGGCCGCCTCGCTCACAACGACCAGACGTCCTATGCCCTTGCATTTCTGAACGACCTTGTTCCTGAGCGGCACCGTGATGCAGCCAAACGGTATTTCAGGCGCGTGATCGAGGAAGCCGACTACCTGATCGGGACAGGTTTCATTGGAACGCCTGCTCTCCTGCCCGCATTGACCAAGATCGGCATGACGGATCTTGCCGAAAAAGTATTCCTCAACCGCAAGGTTCCCGGCTGGCTCTACCAGATTGAACAGGGCGCCACCACTATCTGGGAAAGGTGGGACGCCATCGGTCCGGACGGCACGATCTACGAGCCGTCCATGAACAGCTACAATCACTACGCCTACGGAGCGGTCTGCCAATGGCTGTTCGAGGCGGTCGGGGGCATCAGCCCTTGCGAAACCGCGCCCGGTTTCGACCGCGTGCGGGTCGCTCCCCACATTCTTCCAGCCCTCGGACACGTCTCCATCTGGCACGACTGCCGACATGGTCGCATCGAAGCCGAATGGCGCGTGGCCAATCGCCGCGTGACCTACGAGGTCAGCCTGCCGTCGGGCTGTGAAGGCCGGATTCCGGCCGGTCTCTATCAAGGACTGACCGTGGACGGCAGACACGTGGAAGTCCCTGAAGAAGGTTTCGTTCTCGGTTCGGGAGGACACGAAATCGAGTTCGATCTGATCGCATAG
- a CDS encoding carbohydrate ABC transporter permease, whose amino-acid sequence MRRSSPYPYWFMFPAAAVFLVLFIVPTVASFYFSLTYWDPFDARFAGFENYVQFFSEPFLVRGMTNTLIFAFLTSGLKTVLGLLLAVLLTSGMMFQSFLRSVVFFPVLVSTIGVGLLFQELMHPTQGAINVALSWIGIEGPGWLTNPKLALISVALVDVWRGVGLATLIYIAGLATIGQEYYEAARIDGATRWQQFWRITVPLVRPATTTVIILSLIGGLRLFDLIWAMTRGGPGFSSDVLASVIYKQYQAGFWGLSTAGNVILFLMIALIVAPLAWWLNRKELDV is encoded by the coding sequence ATGCGACGCAGTTCGCCCTACCCCTACTGGTTCATGTTTCCTGCGGCGGCGGTGTTCCTTGTCCTGTTCATCGTGCCGACGGTCGCTTCCTTCTATTTTTCCCTGACCTACTGGGATCCTTTCGATGCGCGCTTTGCCGGCTTCGAAAACTACGTGCAGTTTTTCTCCGAGCCGTTTCTCGTGCGAGGCATGACAAACACCTTGATCTTCGCCTTCCTGACGTCCGGTCTGAAAACGGTGCTCGGCTTGCTGCTCGCGGTGTTGCTGACATCAGGCATGATGTTTCAGAGTTTCCTGCGCTCGGTCGTCTTCTTTCCGGTGCTCGTCTCGACAATCGGCGTCGGACTGCTGTTTCAGGAACTCATGCACCCGACACAGGGCGCGATCAATGTTGCGCTGTCATGGATCGGGATCGAGGGCCCGGGCTGGCTTACCAACCCGAAGCTGGCGCTGATTTCCGTGGCGCTGGTCGACGTCTGGCGTGGTGTCGGCCTCGCAACGCTGATCTATATCGCCGGTCTCGCCACGATCGGCCAGGAATACTATGAGGCCGCCCGGATCGACGGTGCGACCCGCTGGCAGCAGTTCTGGCGCATAACGGTTCCGCTGGTCAGGCCGGCAACAACGACGGTCATCATTCTTTCGCTGATTGGCGGTCTCAGGCTTTTCGATCTGATCTGGGCAATGACCCGCGGCGGGCCTGGATTCTCTTCCGACGTGCTGGCCAGCGTCATCTACAAACAATACCAGGCCGGATTCTGGGGATTGTCGACGGCGGGCAACGTCATCCTTTTCCTGATGATCGCCCTGATTGTCGCTCCGCTGGCATGGTGGCTGAACCGCAAGGAACTCGACGTATGA